In Populus alba chromosome 1, ASM523922v2, whole genome shotgun sequence, a single window of DNA contains:
- the LOC118040223 gene encoding uncharacterized protein isoform X1 has protein sequence MGKGDSSYNQEQQQRHDDDDDERRTRSRLFLCERCSMGLSRISFKCVFILMLSLCLLVSALFWIFPLHSSLHSVSGFDAKDEVKLGATVQAYFRLLKPVVQLVTHIARLEYDINEEIGIPNAKVAILSMHRLASNWTDVVFGLIPDPVNVPINMVSLSVLRSSLIDLFLEQSNLTVTTLIFGQPSTFEIFRFPGGITIVPMQYASIWQMPQILFNFTLNNSISEVLDNFGDLKDQLEFGLHLRQFETVYVKITNENGSTITPPVTVQVSVMSDLGTLQLQRLKQLAQIITASPVKNLGLNNSVFGKVKSVVLSSYLKDTLHGTPPTPSPAISPSLPPAIAPFAPENSPSPSVIPALPPQPCLQHGSATPPSNSPSGSNQTPRLHPEPPDVSPLPGVYYGSGPGKGPLLSLVPSTLAPTPSSLAVDPFYRKIWLLGFSGFFIFNLLCWPH, from the exons ATGGGGAAAGGAGATTCTTCTTATAATCAGGAGCAGCAGCAGAggcatgatgatgatgatgatgagaggAGAACCAGAAGCAGATTGTTCCTTTGTGAGAGATGTTCGATGGGACTTTCAAGAATCAgttttaaatgtgttttcatTTTGATGTTGAGTTTGTGCCTTTTGGTCTCTGCTCTCTTTTGGATCTTTCCTTTACATTCTTCTCTACATTCAGTTAGTGGGTTCGATGCTAAAGATGAAGTTAAACTCGGtg CTACAGTACAAGCATACTTCAGACTTCTAAAGCCAGTGGTGCAGCTTGTTACACACATTGCAAGATTAGAATATGATATCAATGAAGAAATAGGCATCCCAAACGCAAAG GTGGCTATTCTATCCATGCACCGATTAGCTTCTAATTGGACTGATGTGGTGTTTGGTTTAATTCCTGATCCAGTAAATGTCCCAATAAACATGGTGTCCTTAAGCGTGCTGAGGTCGTCACTGATTGATCTGTTCCTTGAGCAATCCAATTTGACTGTGACTACATTGATTTTTGGGCAACCATCTACATTTGAAATTTTTAGGTTTCCTGGGGGAATCACTATAGTACCGATGCAATATGCTTCAATCTGGCAGATGCCCCAGATTCTCTTTAATTTTACTCTTAACAATTCCATATCTGAAGTTCTGGACAATTTCGGAGACTTAAAAGATCAGTTGGAATTTGGGTTGCACCTAAGGCAATTTGAG ACTGTGTATGTGAAAATAACAAATGAGAATGGTTCCACAATAACTCCCCCAGTCACAGTTCAGGTTTCAGTCATGTCAGATCTGGGGACCCTTCAGCTACAGAGGTTGAAGCAGTTGGCTCAAATAATCACAGCTTCTCCTGTAAAAAATCTTGGCCTCAACAACTCGGTCTTTGGCAAAGTAAAGAGTGTTGTTTTGTCATCATATTTAAAGGATACGCTTCATGGAACTCCTCCTACTCCTTCACCAGCTATTTCTCCATCTCTCCCTCCAGCAATTGCTCCATTTGCTCCTGAAAATTCCCCTTCACCTTCTGTGATACCTGCTCTCCCTCCTCAGCCCTGTCTACAACATGGTTCTGCAACTCCGCCGAGCAATTCTCCATCTGGTTCTAACCAAACTCCTCGTTTACATCCAGAGCCCCCAGATGTGTCTCCTTTACCCGGAGTATACTATGGTTCTGGTCCAGGGAAAGGTCCATTATTGTCACTTGTACCATCCACATTGGCTCCAACGCCATCAT CTCTAGCAGTAGATCCTTTCTACAGGAAGATCTGGCTATTGGGCTTCTCCGGGTTCTTCATTTTTAATCTTCTTTGTTGGCCTCACTAA
- the LOC118040223 gene encoding uncharacterized protein isoform X2, whose amino-acid sequence MGKGDSSYNQEQQQRHDDDDDERRTRSRLFLCERCSMGLSRISFKCVFILMLSLCLLVSALFWIFPLHSSLHSVSGFDAKDEVKLGATVQAYFRLLKPVVQLVTHIARLEYDINEEIGIPNAKVAILSMHRLASNWTDVVFGLIPDPVNVPINMVSLSVLRSSLIDLFLEQSNLTVTTLIFGQPSTFEIFRFPGGITIVPMQYASIWQMPQILFNFTLNNSISEVLDNFGDLKDQLEFGLHLRQFETVYVKITNENGSTITPPVTVQVSVMSDLGTLQLQRLKQLAQIITASPVKNLGLNNSVFGKVKSVVLSSYLKDTLHGTPPTPSPAISPSLPPAIAPFAPENSPSPSVIPALPPQPCLQHGSATPPSNSPSGSNQTPRLHPEPPDVSPLPGVYYGSGPGKGPLLSLVPSTLAPTPSCKASLSI is encoded by the exons ATGGGGAAAGGAGATTCTTCTTATAATCAGGAGCAGCAGCAGAggcatgatgatgatgatgatgagaggAGAACCAGAAGCAGATTGTTCCTTTGTGAGAGATGTTCGATGGGACTTTCAAGAATCAgttttaaatgtgttttcatTTTGATGTTGAGTTTGTGCCTTTTGGTCTCTGCTCTCTTTTGGATCTTTCCTTTACATTCTTCTCTACATTCAGTTAGTGGGTTCGATGCTAAAGATGAAGTTAAACTCGGtg CTACAGTACAAGCATACTTCAGACTTCTAAAGCCAGTGGTGCAGCTTGTTACACACATTGCAAGATTAGAATATGATATCAATGAAGAAATAGGCATCCCAAACGCAAAG GTGGCTATTCTATCCATGCACCGATTAGCTTCTAATTGGACTGATGTGGTGTTTGGTTTAATTCCTGATCCAGTAAATGTCCCAATAAACATGGTGTCCTTAAGCGTGCTGAGGTCGTCACTGATTGATCTGTTCCTTGAGCAATCCAATTTGACTGTGACTACATTGATTTTTGGGCAACCATCTACATTTGAAATTTTTAGGTTTCCTGGGGGAATCACTATAGTACCGATGCAATATGCTTCAATCTGGCAGATGCCCCAGATTCTCTTTAATTTTACTCTTAACAATTCCATATCTGAAGTTCTGGACAATTTCGGAGACTTAAAAGATCAGTTGGAATTTGGGTTGCACCTAAGGCAATTTGAG ACTGTGTATGTGAAAATAACAAATGAGAATGGTTCCACAATAACTCCCCCAGTCACAGTTCAGGTTTCAGTCATGTCAGATCTGGGGACCCTTCAGCTACAGAGGTTGAAGCAGTTGGCTCAAATAATCACAGCTTCTCCTGTAAAAAATCTTGGCCTCAACAACTCGGTCTTTGGCAAAGTAAAGAGTGTTGTTTTGTCATCATATTTAAAGGATACGCTTCATGGAACTCCTCCTACTCCTTCACCAGCTATTTCTCCATCTCTCCCTCCAGCAATTGCTCCATTTGCTCCTGAAAATTCCCCTTCACCTTCTGTGATACCTGCTCTCCCTCCTCAGCCCTGTCTACAACATGGTTCTGCAACTCCGCCGAGCAATTCTCCATCTGGTTCTAACCAAACTCCTCGTTTACATCCAGAGCCCCCAGATGTGTCTCCTTTACCCGGAGTATACTATGGTTCTGGTCCAGGGAAAGGTCCATTATTGTCACTTGTACCATCCACATTGGCTCCAACGCCATCATGTAAGGCATCACTGTCAATTTAG